In the Acropora muricata isolate sample 2 chromosome 1, ASM3666990v1, whole genome shotgun sequence genome, one interval contains:
- the LOC136926545 gene encoding exonuclease 3'-5' domain-containing protein 2-like: MNYIGIDCEWVNKKGQVNAPVALLQIATPLCDCFLVRLCKMDGQMPQTVKEILEDKTILKFGVGIQDDAKRLWKMFGIHARGCVDLRHVIQRSQLENDDQSCEKTGLNSLAEKILGVKMDKSWRISSSDWEADKFTTRQIEYAMNDALVASHIFS, encoded by the exons ATGAATTACATTGGTATAGACTGTGAGTGGGTAAACAAGAAAGGCCAAGTGAATGCACCTGTGGCGTTACTGCAGATTGCAACTCCTCTGTGTGACTGTTTTCTTGTTCGTCTTTGTAAAATGGACGGTCAAATGCCGCAGACTGTCAAAGAGATTTTGGAGGACAAGACTATTCTTAAATTTGGTGTAGGTATCCAGGATGATGCAAAAAGATTGTGGAAAATGTTTGGTATCCATGCACGAGGCTGTGTCGACCTGAGACATGTTATACAAAGAAGTCAGTTGGAGAATGACGACCAAAG TTGTGAGAAGACTGGCCTCAATTCATTAGCTGAGAAAATATTAGGTGTTAAGATGGATAAATCCTGGAGAATTAGCAGCAGTGATTGGGAAGCCGACAAGTTCACCACTCGACAGATAGAATATGCCATGAATGATGCTCTGGTTGCAAGCCATATTTTTTCCTGA
- the LOC136930784 gene encoding tetratricopeptide repeat protein 28-like — MDEQAGKGRDLESQRLDFQLLGGLQTLLESLKKHEITSIEKGDRADDGNSYRGLGIAYFSLGDLRKAIEYNEKQLKIAIETGDRAGEGRAFANLGIAYMSLSDFRKAIHYHEKHLKNAIEIGDRAGEGQASGNLGCAYFSLGDFRKAIEYLEKDFKIAIEIDDRAGGVRAYGNLGHVHQSLGDFRKAIKYHEKQLKIAIEIGDRSGEGRAFANLGIAYMSLSDFRKAIHYHEKHLKNAIEIGDRAGEGRASANMGIAYRSLGDFRKAIEYHEKHLKIAIESGDRAGEGGAYGNLGNAYFSLGDFRKAFEYHEKDLKIAIEIGDRAGEGRAYGNLGSAYKSLGDFRKAIEYHEKDLKIAIESGDRAGEGGAYGYLGNAYFSLGDFQKAIEYHEKHLKIAREIDDRVGKGGAYGNLGNVYQSLGDFRKAIKYQEKHLKIAVEIGNRSGEGVAFANIGIAYRSLGDFRKAIECHEKDLKIAIESGNRAGEGRASSNLGIAYWSLGDFRKAIEYYEKQLKIAIEIGDRAGEGMAYHNIGKGCYELGQFDIAVGNFVSAVDVWNTLRSLLKSEGSWKMKFRDMHEETYTSLWRSLLRIGKTNEALVAADQGRAQTLNDNLLIQYGLASPSSCATFYSKETTISPFTELSSQIIFLGLKGLRTNIWFLSRGQKVAFRQGKLEADITEKDPIRALLKGALIKIGAEVEVRCEDRTFHELGNECPSSREVCEEVEKSFQSSDNPFRPIYDAVIAPIVDLLGSQYDELVIVPDGALCLTPWVVIAESIRIRTVPSLTSYQLITSVPEGHHKKTGALLVGNPWLNELKKPLPDLPCAQKEVEMIASILNTRPLTGREATKAEVMKRMSSVGLIHIAAHGNERTGEIALSPNPGWTSKFPQKADYILKMSDVQVANLRARLVVLSCCHSGQGRILKGEGVVGIAHAFLAAGARSVLVALWAIDDEATMVFMKSFYQHLKKGKTASGAVHQAMKSLRESEKFSKMRHWAPFQLIGDDVKIEFEEDDDVKN; from the coding sequence atggatGAACAGGCCGGGAAAGGAAGAGACCTCGAGAGTCAAAGATTAGATTTCCAGTTACTGGGTGGCTTACAAACACTTCTTGAGTCTCTTAAAAAACATGAGATTACTAGCATTGAAAAAGGTGATCGAGCCGATGATGGAAACTCCTATCGaggtctcggtattgcttacttttcactgggtgacctccgaaaagccattgagtataatgaaaaacagttgaaaattgcaatagaaaccggcgatcgggccggagaaggacgagcctttgcaaatctcggtattgcctaCATGTCACtgagtgacttccgaaaagccattcactatcatgaaaaacacttaaaaaatgcaatagaaatcggtgatcgggccggagaaggacaagcctctggaaatctcggttgtgcttacttttcactgggtgacttccgaaaagccattgagtatcttgaaaaagacttcaaaattgcaatagaaatcgatgatcgggcgGGAGGAgtacgagcctatggaaatctcggtcatgttcaccagtcactgggtgacttccgaaaagccattaagtatcatgaaaaacagttgaaaattgcaatagaaatcggtgatcggtccggagaaggacgagcctttgcaaatctcggtattgcctaCATGTCACtgagtgacttccgaaaagccattcactatcatgaaaaacacttaaaaaatgcaatagaaatcggtgatcgggccggagaaggaagagcctctGCAAATATGGGTATTGCCTACAGGTccctgggtgacttccgaaaagccattgagtatcatgaaaaacacttgaaaattgcaatagaaagcggtgatcgggccggagaaggaggagcctatggaaatctcggtaatgcttacttttcactgggagacttccgaaaagcctttgagtatcatgaaaaagacttgaaaattgcaatagaaatcggtgatcgggccggagaaggacgagcctatggaaatctcggtagtgcttacaagtcactgggtgacttccgaaaagccattgagtatcatgaaaaagacttgaaaattgcaatagaaagcggtgatcgggccggagaaggaggagcctatggatatctcggtaatgcttacttttcactgggtgacttccaaaaagccattgagtatcatgaaaaacacttaaaaatcgcaagagaaatcgatgatcgggtGGGaaaaggaggagcctatggaaatctcggtaatgtttaccagtcactgggtgacttcagaaaagccattaagtatcaagaaaaacacttgaaaattgcagtagaaatcggtaatcggtccggagaaggagtagcctttGCAAATATCGGTATTGcctacaggtcactgggtgacttccgaaaagccattgagtgtcatgaaaaagacttgaaaattgcaatagaaagcGGTAatcgggcaggagaaggacgagcctcttcaaatctcggtattgcctaCTGGTcgctgggtgacttccgaaaagccattgagtattatgaaaaacagttgaaaattgcaatagaaattggtgatcgggccggagaaggaatggcttatcacaatattggtaAAGGATGCTATGAGCTTGGACAGTTTGACATTGCGGTgggtaattttgtttccgctgtggatGTGTGGAATACTTTGAGATCTCTATTAAAGTCTGAAGGTAGTTGGAAGATGAAATTTCGTGATATGCATGAGGAGACGTACACTTCCTTATGGAggtcattgctaagaattggaaaGACCAACGAGGCTTTGGttgctgctgatcaaggacgagcgcagactttgaatgacaatttgttgattcaatatggACTCGCTTCACCCTCATCATGCGCCACATTTTACTCCAAGGAGACAACAATTAGCCccttcacagagctttcttcacaaattatCTTTCTTGGACTCAAAGGACTTAGGACcaacatttggtttttgagcagaggacagaaagttgcatttcgacAAGGGAAGCTTGAGGCTGATATCACAGAGAAAGATCCCATACGCGCCTTACTCAAAGGAGCTTTAATAAAAATCGGAGCTGAAGTTGAAGTGAGatgcgaagatcgcacatttcatGAGTTAGGCAATGAATGTCCGTCTAGCAGAGAAGTTTGCGAAGAAGTGGAAAAGTCATTCCAGTCTTCAGACAATCCTTTTAGGCCaatttatgatgcagttattgctccaattgttgacttgcttggatctcaatacgacgagttggtcattgttcctgacgGTGCGCTGTGCCTTACTCCATGGGTCGTAATTgctgaatcgattaggattcgcactgtcccctctcttaccagttatcaattgatcaCAAGTGTACCCGAgggccatcacaagaagacaggggcacttttggtcggaaatccgtggtTAAACGAGTTAAAGAAACCTCTACctgacttaccatgtgctcaaaaggaagtagaaatgattgcatcaattcttaacaccagacccctaacagggagagaggcaacaaaagctgaagtgatgaaacggatgtcgtcagttggtttaattcacattgctgcccatgGAAACGAGAGAACTGGCGAAATTGCcctgtctccaaaccctggatggacctCGAAATTCCCACAAAAAGCGGATTACAtcttgaaaatgtccgatgtacaagtggccaatcttcgagctcgtcttgttgtcctaagttgctgtcacagtggacaaggcagaatcttgaagggtgagggtgtggtcggtatcgcacatgccttcttggcagctggtgctcgttctgtgttggtggccctatgggcaatagacgacgaagctaccatggtgttcatgaaaagcttctaccaacacctgaagaaaggaaaaaccgccagtggtGCTGTTCACCAAGcaatgaaatcccttcgtgaatctgagaagtTTTCTAAGATGAGgcactgggctccattccaacttatcggagatgatgtcaagattgaattcgaggaggatgatgacgtcaaaaacTAG